TCCGCCTCGATGCGCGCGTGGTACGGCGCATGGATCGCGTCGATGCGCTGCTGGCGTTGCGCATCGGAAAGACCCGCATTGCCGGGAATCACCGTGCCATCGCTGACCTCCGGAATCAGCGTGGGCGACGCCAGTGGCCGGTTGCAGTCGATCAGCAGGCGCGAATACGTCTGCTCGATCGCCCACGCATCCAGCCGCTCCGACAACGCACGCGTGACCCCGGCGATCCCGATGTCCCAGCCGATGTGGCGATCCAGCTCCGCCTGCGGCAAGCCCAGGCCTTGCAGCGAACGTGGCACCTGCTGGCCCGCATGGTCGGCCAGCACTACATACGGCGAAGCGCCCTTGGCCCGGTGGATGGTGTAGATCGCCGGATCCTCGCTGCCCAGCAGCGCCGGCAGCGCCTGCTCGCCCGAATCAGCCACGGGGCGTGCCGTCCAGGTGGTGCTCGATCATCCACAGGCCCGCCCACAGCTTCGCGTCCAGCTGGTAACCCTGGCCCATCTTCTCCACCAGCCACGCCGCCGCGCGGGCGCGCGGAATCTCGTGCACCGTGATGTCTTCGCTGGCATCGCCACCGCCTTCGCCCACCTTGCGCAGGCCGGTGGCGCGCACGAACGCGATCTTCTCGCTGCTCGCGCCCGACGAGGTCGGCCCGATCATCAGCACCTCCGCGTGTTCCGCAGTCCAGCCGGTCTCTTCCTCCAGCTCGCGCACCGCAGACACTTCAATCGTTTCGCCCGCATCGATGTCGCCGACCAGCCCGGCCGGCATCTCGATGGTCCTCGCCTGCAACGGCACCCGGAACTGTTCCACGAACAGTACGTTGTCCTCCGGGGTGACCGCGATGATGATCGCCGCCAGCCCACCGGCGTGGGTGCGCTCGCTGTATTCCCAGCTGCCGCGCACCACCATGCGCTGGTACTTGCCTTCGTAGACGACCTTCGGGGCTTGCGTGTTGGGACTCATGCGAACTCGCTGGCAGGTGAGGAATGGTCGGACAGGCCGGCCGCCGCGAACAGCCGGCGCCGGGTCAGCGGGCCGAAGCGCAGCGCGTCGCACAGGCCCTGCAGCATCTGCGCGTCGGCGCTGGCGCGGCTGAAATCGGCCTGCGTCGCGTCCAGCGGCGCGTCCAGCGCGATCGTGGTCAGCTGCCGCCACAGCAGCGCGTGCTCGCGCTGCTCGCGCAGCCGCACCGCCATCTGCGCCGCGCCGCGCAGGCGCAGGAAGGGCACTTCGTCCAGTCGCTCGTACAGGATGTCCAGGCTGCCGAAGTGGGCCAGCAGCACCGCGGCCGACTTCG
This portion of the Stenotrophomonas aracearum genome encodes:
- a CDS encoding NUDIX hydrolase, with product MSPNTQAPKVVYEGKYQRMVVRGSWEYSERTHAGGLAAIIIAVTPEDNVLFVEQFRVPLQARTIEMPAGLVGDIDAGETIEVSAVRELEEETGWTAEHAEVLMIGPTSSGASSEKIAFVRATGLRKVGEGGGDASEDITVHEIPRARAAAWLVEKMGQGYQLDAKLWAGLWMIEHHLDGTPRG
- a CDS encoding N-formylglutamate amidohydrolase; this encodes MADSGEQALPALLGSEDPAIYTIHRAKGASPYVVLADHAGQQVPRSLQGLGLPQAELDRHIGWDIGIAGVTRALSERLDAWAIEQTYSRLLIDCNRPLASPTLIPEVSDGTVIPGNAGLSDAQRQQRIDAIHAPYHARIEAELSARASAHRPTLLVMMHSFTPAMNGMQRPWHAGVLYHRDTRFAHALLQALRDEGDLVVGDNEPYSVSSTSDYAVPVHGEGRGLVHVELEIRQDLIADAAGQHAWAERLARVFGALEPRLTAL